Proteins encoded in a region of the Anopheles aquasalis chromosome 2, idAnoAquaMG_Q_19, whole genome shotgun sequence genome:
- the LOC126569496 gene encoding uncharacterized protein LOC126569496 has translation MLCRRMRLTERHLQPPREPLEGPIVRPCTVRKLMNLGQARCNGGVGGELCTTNAIPPTTITIPTGDATGLGFEEQPRGRKPPDGPKTPLMIVNLNIPPGTETLAPKSASRTERTKLPHFCLQYRNLTRLCSAPPGATTTTTTNTVGPGTATGGPGAPTQIPQIFIQSFELQDRRAVDGQGQVAGDGAQDGNSGNDGQQYNIITENDEDTFATLLLENISNISLEMIQRHQQKLLGTAGSSMTDGQLQTGASGASAACFQHVEGCSSMDRTDSKTSADGVVCGALDMRLDSTEERGGALPREGSGRAEYGNVRGGTQDGIDEPLSDIPAGYRSLCYRTPSPKTRQIIRVDIVTSREKY, from the exons ATGTTGTGCCGTCGGATGCGGCTCACCGAACGCCATCTACAGCCACCCCGGGAACCACTCGAAGGTCCAATCGTACGACCCTGCACGGTGAGGAAGCTGATGAACCTTGGACAAGCGCGCTGcaacggtggtgttggtggtgagctCTGCACGACCAATGCCATCCCTCCAacgaccatcaccattccGACGGGCGACGCCACAGGACTAGGTTTCGAGGAGCAACCACGTGGGAG GAAACCGCCCGATGGACCGAAGACACCGCTGATGATCGTGAATCTCAACATACCGCCCGGCACCGAAACGTTGGCGCCCAAGAGTGCATCGCGAACGGAACGCACCAAACTTCCTCACTTCTGTCTTCAGTATCGCAATCTAACCCGGCTCTGTTCTGCACCGCCcggggcgacgacgacgacgacgacaaacacCGTTGGACCGGGCACGGCTACCGGTGGTCCCGGAGCACCGACACAGATTCCTCAGATTTTCATTCAAAGCTTCGAGCTACAGGATCGTCGTGCTGTCGATGGGCAAGGCCAGGTGGCAGGGGATGGTGCACAGGACGGTAACAGTGGCAATGACGGCCAGCAGtacaacatcatcaccgagaACGATGAGGATACGTTCGCGACGCTACTGTTGGAGAACATTTCGAACATTTCGCTCGAGATGATCCAGCGGCATCAACAGAAGCTACTCGGGACGGCCGGTTCCTCGATGACCGATGGCCAATTGCAGACTGGGGCTAGTGGTGCGAGTGCAGCCTGCTTCCAGCATGTCGAGGGTTGCAGTAGCATGGATCGTACCGATAGTAAGACGTCCGCCGATGGTGTCGTCTGTGGGGCGCTCGATATGCGACTGGATTCGACGGAGGAACGTGGTGGGGCGTTGCCGAGGGAGGGTAGTGGACGGGCGGAATACGGGAATGTACGCGGTGGTACGCAGGATGGGATCGATGAGCCACTGAGCGACATACCGGCCGGATACCGGTCGCTTTGCTACCGAACACCGAGCCCTAAGACGCGCCAGATCATTCGGGTGGATATCGTCACGAGCAGGGAGAAGTACTGA